AAACTTGCCCACGAAGTCATAGTCGATGAGGCAGGGGCTGCAGAGCCGGCTGACGTGGTCCCAGTGGATGTCCATGCCCACGGGCCGGTGCACGTCCAGCAGGTACTGGACGAACTCGGGGAAGCGCACGCCGGAGCCCGTCCGCAGCGCCTCGCGAGAGGCGTTGGCCCGGTACCGGGCCAGGATGGCCTTGCCGAAGACAGGGTGGTAGTAGCTATTGGGATGCTCGAACTTGTCGCGGAAGGCGGAGACCAGCCTCTCGAAGGGCTCGCGGACAAAGAGCATCTTGGTGTAGGTGCTGAGGCGGTGCAGGATGCCCTGGCGGTCGAAGGTGTCCAGCCGCCGGAGGGCGCCGCCGTAGTGCACGGTGTTGTGCTGGATGTCCGCGGTGGACGAGGCCAGCCCGGCCATCACCATGAGCACCCGCTTCCAGTTGGAGCAGCCCGCCTTGGGCACCTCGCAGTACAGCACCCGGTGGCGGTCCTCCACGAAGAGGCGGGACACGTGACGGGGCGTGACCGCCCTGCGGCTGCTGCTCGCCCGGTACTTGGCGCACGCCTCGCGCATCACCCGCTTGCGCTCTTGCTGGCTCCGGTGCAGGGTGACCCAGTGGCCGTCCGCGGCCCAGGGCGCCGGCCGCACAAAGGGACCGGCCGAGCCGTTGGCCGGGACGGCTGCTGCAGCAGCGGGCGTCTTCTTGATGAGCAGCCGCCGGCGGCGCTGCCGGGGTCGCAGACGGGCCCCCATGTTTCGGGGGGCTCGAGGCCGGTCGGGTACCAGCAGGTTGAGGCCCCTTGGGGCCCGGCTGGACAAGTCTCGGGTGACCTTCTCCGTAGGGGCCTTCAAGTCACCATCCCGGGAACTGCCTGGTGGGAGATCCTGAGTCAAGAAGAGAAATGGTTATCAGGGTGGACACGGCAGCTGGGCGCTGAGGGTCTCACAGGTCAGATGCTCACAGTGGCCGGGGTCCCTGCCCCCTCTGTGGCCTGAGT
The Panthera uncia isolate 11264 chromosome E2 unlocalized genomic scaffold, Puncia_PCG_1.0 HiC_scaffold_19, whole genome shotgun sequence genome window above contains:
- the CHST8 gene encoding carbohydrate sulfotransferase 8, encoding MTPRAGTMRLACMFSSILLFGAAGLLLFISLQDPTELSPRQVPGIKFSIRPQQPYNDLPPGSSRDGDLKAPTEKVTRDLSSRAPRGLNLLVPDRPRAPRNMGARLRPRQRRRRLLIKKTPAAAAAVPANGSAGPFVRPAPWAADGHWVTLHRSQQERKRVMREACAKYRASSSRRAVTPRHVSRLFVEDRHRVLYCEVPKAGCSNWKRVLMVMAGLASSTADIQHNTVHYGGALRRLDTFDRQGILHRLSTYTKMLFVREPFERLVSAFRDKFEHPNSYYHPVFGKAILARYRANASREALRTGSGVRFPEFVQYLLDVHRPVGMDIHWDHVSRLCSPCLIDYDFVGKFESMEEDANFFLSLIRAPRNLTFPQFKDRHSQEARTTAQITHQYFTQLSALQRQRTYDFYYMDYLMFNYSKPFADLY